A DNA window from Luteolibacter luteus contains the following coding sequences:
- a CDS encoding c-type cytochrome domain-containing protein, translating to MTDSEKTRRSIAGPIFLTLFGLAVIAALAMLPSWAGPPPEDGLPDLAKFIGRFHPVALHLPIGMLLLVLALEFGRLFSKKPSSSTQVAMFFAAASAVVAVLLGFVLYYSMPGDYDKELGERHLNGGIIFACGTVAAFVVKVWVDVAGGKGTWLYLTTLLGSSAIMGFASHDGASLTHGKDYLTQYAPNEVRKVIGLPLKEEKKPKAKPAAGGDGTTLAAAGNEGGDAAAATPVVAKAPGEQIVYEDIIAPIFEAKCYACHNAEKQKGKFRMDEYDLLVKGGKEGEGLVHGKSADSNIIVRIDLPEDDDEHMPPEGKKDLEPHEVVLIKWWIDGGASKDAKLADLQATDEIKTALTKVVPPEQLAQQKAAAEAEVKQAAAKRDSVKSEVERLRKEFPAALNFESQSSSGVTFTAVSMRKDFGDEQLAKLGPVMSALVSLDLSSSTVTDSGAKLLKDAAELRSLRLSETGVTDAGLDVLAGLPKLESLNLYGTQVTNDGVQKLAALSNLKKLYLWQTKVDDAGMQALKAKLPGCEIVMGL from the coding sequence ATGACCGACTCTGAAAAAACCCGCCGCTCCATCGCCGGTCCCATCTTCCTCACGCTCTTCGGCCTCGCCGTGATCGCCGCCTTGGCGATGCTGCCATCCTGGGCTGGCCCGCCACCGGAGGACGGTTTGCCGGATCTGGCCAAGTTCATCGGCCGCTTCCACCCGGTGGCGCTGCACTTGCCGATCGGGATGCTGCTGCTGGTGCTGGCGCTGGAATTCGGCCGCCTTTTCTCGAAGAAGCCCTCCAGCTCGACGCAGGTGGCGATGTTCTTTGCCGCGGCCTCCGCGGTGGTCGCGGTGCTGCTTGGCTTCGTGCTCTACTACAGCATGCCCGGCGATTATGATAAGGAGCTGGGCGAGCGCCACCTGAATGGCGGCATCATCTTCGCCTGTGGCACGGTCGCCGCCTTCGTGGTGAAGGTGTGGGTGGACGTCGCCGGAGGGAAGGGCACTTGGCTTTACCTCACCACGCTGCTCGGCAGCTCCGCGATCATGGGCTTCGCAAGCCATGACGGTGCCTCGCTGACCCACGGGAAAGATTACCTCACCCAGTATGCTCCGAATGAAGTGCGCAAGGTCATCGGCCTGCCGCTGAAGGAAGAGAAGAAGCCGAAGGCCAAGCCGGCCGCCGGTGGCGATGGCACGACCCTCGCCGCGGCAGGCAATGAAGGCGGGGATGCTGCCGCCGCGACTCCGGTCGTGGCGAAGGCACCGGGCGAACAGATCGTCTACGAAGACATCATCGCGCCGATTTTCGAAGCGAAGTGCTACGCCTGCCACAATGCCGAGAAGCAGAAGGGCAAGTTCCGCATGGATGAGTACGACCTTCTGGTGAAGGGCGGCAAGGAAGGTGAAGGCCTGGTCCACGGCAAGTCCGCGGACAGCAACATCATCGTCCGCATCGACCTGCCGGAAGACGACGACGAGCACATGCCGCCGGAAGGCAAGAAGGACCTGGAGCCGCATGAAGTGGTGCTCATCAAGTGGTGGATCGACGGCGGTGCCTCGAAGGATGCGAAGCTGGCCGACCTGCAAGCCACGGACGAGATCAAGACGGCGCTGACCAAGGTGGTGCCGCCGGAACAACTCGCGCAGCAGAAGGCCGCGGCGGAAGCCGAGGTGAAGCAAGCCGCCGCGAAGCGTGACTCCGTGAAGAGCGAGGTGGAGCGCCTGCGCAAGGAATTCCCCGCCGCGCTGAATTTCGAATCCCAGTCTTCCAGCGGCGTGACCTTCACGGCGGTGAGCATGCGGAAGGACTTCGGCGACGAACAACTGGCCAAGCTGGGCCCGGTGATGTCCGCGTTGGTTTCCCTGGATCTCTCTTCGTCGACGGTGACCGATAGCGGCGCGAAGCTGCTGAAGGATGCCGCCGAGCTGCGCTCGCTGCGCCTCTCTGAAACGGGCGTGACCGATGCCGGCCTGGACGTGCTGGCCGGCCTGCCGAAGCTGGAGTCCCTGAATCTCTACGGCACCCAGGTGACGAACGATGGCGTGCAGAAGCTCGCCGCGCTCTCGAACCTGAAGAAGCTCTACCTCTGGCAGACCAAGGTCGACGATGCCGGCATGCAGGCCCTCAAGGCGAAGCTGCCGGGATGCGAGATCGTGATGGGTCTCTGA
- a CDS encoding YbjQ family protein yields the protein MLCSTTPEVPGREISSPLGIVFGEAILGANILRDLLAGVRDIVGGRSGTYEHKLREGRKVAMQDMLEEASSLGADAVVGIDLDYETVGQTMLMICVSGTAVKLKP from the coding sequence ATCTTGTGTTCAACCACACCCGAGGTGCCGGGACGTGAAATTTCGAGTCCACTGGGGATTGTCTTCGGTGAAGCGATTCTCGGGGCCAACATTCTCCGGGATCTCCTGGCGGGGGTGAGGGATATCGTCGGAGGTCGTTCGGGCACCTACGAGCACAAGCTCAGGGAGGGGCGCAAGGTGGCGATGCAGGATATGCTCGAGGAAGCCTCCTCTCTTGGTGCGGATGCAGTGGTCGGCATCGACCTCGACTACGAGACCGTAGGCCAGACCATGCTGATGATTTGCGTGTCCGGCACTGCTGTGAAACTGAAGCCGTGA
- a CDS encoding exopolysaccharide biosynthesis protein: MTPPDPQDKAPPKTLCEMLDRFGKLAEEQEKVPVEDLMDAVGRRSFGPLLLMAGIVMAAPGISDIPGVPTITGIFVLIVCVQILFGREDFWLPGWLLKRKIPQKLLGKLASNKWSRRVAKAVDRFVTERLEFLTGPKANYVVAAVCTALAVMSPLTELVPLSGIGVGVALVSFGISLIARDGLMALIGFVLSAGTIGLAVAAKL; the protein is encoded by the coding sequence GTGACTCCTCCGGACCCGCAAGACAAGGCCCCGCCGAAGACGCTGTGCGAGATGCTTGATCGCTTCGGCAAGCTCGCGGAGGAGCAGGAGAAGGTGCCCGTGGAGGATTTGATGGATGCGGTAGGGCGCCGTTCCTTTGGCCCGCTGCTGCTGATGGCGGGGATCGTGATGGCGGCACCGGGCATCAGCGACATCCCGGGCGTGCCGACCATCACCGGGATCTTCGTGCTGATCGTGTGCGTGCAGATCCTCTTTGGCCGTGAGGATTTCTGGCTGCCCGGGTGGCTGCTGAAGCGGAAGATCCCGCAAAAGCTCCTGGGAAAACTGGCATCTAACAAGTGGTCGCGCCGTGTCGCGAAGGCGGTCGATCGCTTCGTAACGGAGCGGCTGGAATTCCTCACCGGGCCGAAGGCAAACTACGTGGTGGCTGCGGTATGCACCGCGCTTGCCGTGATGTCGCCCCTCACGGAACTGGTGCCCCTCAGCGGCATCGGCGTGGGCGTGGCCTTGGTTAGCTTCGGGATCTCGCTGATCGCGCGGGATGGCTTGATGGCCTTGATCGGATTCGTGCTTTCAGCAGGAACGATCGGGCTGGCCGTGGCGGCGAAATTGTGA
- a CDS encoding GNAT family N-acetyltransferase, with protein sequence MLTPPRTFDLPHITLRPPVVSDAEAMFACGSDPEVGRFADWPLATSIDRTIARIQGAGERWDSGEEYRWILALPETDEAVGAISLFADGHAAEFGFLVQKRHWGNGYATEAACAVVDWVMDQPAIWRIWATCDCENLASIRVLEKAGLSQEGRLRRATVRPNLSPEPRDAYLYAKVKM encoded by the coding sequence ATGCTCACGCCCCCGCGCACCTTCGATCTCCCGCACATCACGCTGAGGCCTCCGGTCGTCTCGGATGCGGAGGCAATGTTCGCCTGCGGCAGTGATCCCGAGGTGGGCCGCTTTGCCGACTGGCCGCTGGCGACCTCGATCGATCGCACCATCGCGCGGATCCAAGGCGCGGGTGAGCGCTGGGATTCAGGCGAGGAGTACCGCTGGATCCTCGCCTTGCCGGAGACGGACGAGGCGGTGGGGGCGATTTCCCTTTTCGCGGATGGCCATGCCGCGGAGTTCGGCTTCCTGGTGCAGAAGCGTCACTGGGGGAATGGCTATGCCACCGAGGCGGCATGCGCCGTGGTGGATTGGGTGATGGATCAGCCCGCCATCTGGCGAATCTGGGCGACCTGCGATTGCGAGAACCTCGCCTCCATCCGCGTGCTGGAAAAAGCGGGTCTTTCTCAGGAAGGCAGGCTCCGCCGCGCCACCGTAAGGCCGAATCTTTCGCCGGAGCCGCGCGATGCTTATCTTTACGCGAAGGTGAAAATGTAA
- a CDS encoding zinc-ribbon domain containing protein, which translates to MQMPSSAEPSDYDAYAEHPRYGKRPRITGIDPQEDPEKGLLFWISPPECRIPYTAIKADMDRQNITAFPIPWYFDQRKICKDCERPFIFFAEEQRYWFEELGFYLGTECLRCAKCRKEKREKAGRIDPPPEAPL; encoded by the coding sequence ATGCAGATGCCCTCGAGTGCCGAGCCTTCAGACTATGATGCGTATGCGGAACATCCGAGATACGGGAAAAGACCGCGCATCACCGGAATCGATCCTCAGGAAGATCCTGAGAAAGGCCTACTTTTTTGGATTTCTCCGCCGGAATGCAGGATTCCCTACACGGCGATCAAGGCCGACATGGATCGGCAGAACATCACCGCATTCCCCATCCCTTGGTATTTTGATCAGCGGAAGATCTGTAAGGACTGCGAACGTCCCTTCATTTTCTTCGCGGAGGAACAGAGATACTGGTTCGAAGAGCTGGGCTTCTATCTAGGCACAGAGTGCCTGCGCTGTGCGAAGTGTCGCAAAGAGAAGCGAGAGAAGGCTGGTAGGATCGATCCCCCACCGGAAGCACCGCTATGA
- a CDS encoding metallophosphoesterase — MKTRLSLLILASSVVLATAAEEKQPAPDLGTLVAMGGSANPPAEKAPANPEGLRAYVFETVDTYSGKVGLAELLRRAGFHVEPLPLDRPPYVKGSDPETDVDLIAFGSFASQSKEYKDYMAAYGEDLDDFIDRAGLLIQFAQADQDELKPPFLPDTQEATRSDIDFPRAQILAPQHAILAGVPKSADGKTLSFVLSEKAEKNAKNTQWESFVQFHGFEVLLSGDTQARFPGLMEGAYGQGRFFVSALAVDKILKPADQSEVATESLKKFNEPFFANLYRYAATVRDRKAPALDLTPQPGSSEIKEGSWTLVLLPDTQIYSQNFPGIFDSQTSWILNNARTRNIRYVMHLGDIVNVNSIPEWQNARRSMGALDGKLPYSLVPGNHDYGPGGNAATRDTFMNDYFHEEDYRAWPSFGGAMEPGKMDNTFHLFEAGGVKWIIVCLEWGPRDATIAWANEVMAKHKDRKGILVTHAFMNNNDLRYDYTDKVNPQAYNPHSYRTPGGMNDGEQLWQKLVKKNNFVLTVNGHVLGDGTGYRMDQNDAGQPVHQMLANYQFRKLGGEGYLRTLEFQPDNKTVVVKSYSTIYGNYLLETDQDFSFQLDLGAKDSDGDGVFDYFDADLDDDKDGLNNHDEFVKYGTSASSADTDRDGLGDAAEIAAGTNALFNDGTVIDAVKQNRKGFGLHSDEDLRKAVPDAFHGE; from the coding sequence ATGAAAACCCGCCTGAGCCTTCTCATCCTCGCCTCATCCGTGGTCCTCGCGACCGCCGCCGAAGAAAAACAGCCCGCACCGGATCTGGGCACGCTGGTGGCGATGGGTGGCTCGGCGAATCCGCCCGCGGAGAAGGCCCCGGCGAATCCGGAAGGCCTGCGCGCCTATGTCTTCGAGACCGTGGATACCTATTCGGGAAAGGTCGGCCTTGCCGAGCTGCTGCGCCGCGCGGGTTTCCATGTCGAGCCGCTGCCGCTCGACCGCCCGCCCTATGTGAAAGGCTCGGATCCGGAGACGGACGTGGACTTGATCGCCTTCGGCTCCTTCGCCTCGCAGTCGAAGGAGTATAAGGACTACATGGCCGCTTACGGCGAGGACCTGGATGACTTCATCGACCGCGCCGGCCTGCTGATCCAGTTCGCCCAGGCGGACCAGGACGAGCTGAAGCCGCCCTTCCTCCCGGACACGCAGGAGGCCACCCGCAGCGACATCGATTTCCCGCGCGCGCAGATCCTCGCGCCGCAGCATGCGATCCTCGCCGGCGTGCCGAAGTCGGCGGATGGCAAGACGCTGAGCTTCGTACTGAGCGAGAAGGCGGAGAAGAATGCGAAGAACACGCAGTGGGAGTCCTTCGTGCAATTCCACGGCTTCGAGGTGCTGCTTTCCGGTGACACGCAGGCGCGCTTCCCGGGACTGATGGAGGGCGCCTATGGCCAGGGCCGCTTCTTCGTCTCCGCGCTGGCAGTGGACAAGATCCTCAAGCCCGCGGACCAGAGCGAGGTGGCGACGGAGAGCCTGAAGAAATTCAACGAGCCCTTCTTCGCGAACCTCTATCGCTATGCCGCCACGGTGCGGGATCGCAAGGCACCGGCGCTGGACCTCACGCCGCAGCCGGGCAGCTCCGAAATCAAGGAAGGATCCTGGACCCTGGTGCTGCTGCCGGACACGCAGATCTACTCGCAGAATTTCCCGGGCATCTTCGATTCCCAGACCTCGTGGATCCTGAACAATGCTCGCACGCGGAACATCCGCTACGTGATGCACCTGGGCGATATCGTGAACGTGAACTCCATCCCGGAGTGGCAGAACGCGCGGCGCTCGATGGGTGCGCTGGATGGCAAGCTGCCCTACTCGCTGGTGCCGGGGAATCACGACTACGGTCCGGGCGGCAATGCGGCGACGCGCGATACCTTCATGAATGACTACTTCCACGAGGAGGACTACCGCGCCTGGCCGAGCTTCGGCGGGGCGATGGAGCCGGGGAAGATGGACAATACCTTCCACCTCTTCGAGGCGGGCGGCGTGAAGTGGATCATCGTGTGCCTGGAGTGGGGCCCGCGCGATGCCACCATCGCCTGGGCGAACGAGGTGATGGCGAAGCACAAGGACCGCAAGGGCATCTTGGTGACCCACGCCTTCATGAACAACAACGACCTGCGCTACGACTACACCGACAAGGTGAACCCGCAGGCCTACAATCCGCACAGCTACCGCACGCCGGGCGGCATGAACGATGGCGAACAGCTGTGGCAGAAGCTGGTGAAGAAAAACAACTTCGTGCTGACCGTGAATGGCCACGTGCTGGGCGATGGCACGGGCTACCGGATGGATCAGAACGATGCCGGCCAGCCGGTCCACCAGATGCTGGCGAACTACCAATTCCGCAAGCTGGGTGGCGAAGGCTATCTGCGCACGCTGGAATTCCAGCCGGACAACAAGACCGTGGTGGTGAAGAGCTATTCGACCATCTACGGGAACTACCTGCTGGAGACCGATCAGGATTTCAGCTTCCAACTCGACCTCGGCGCGAAGGATAGCGATGGGGATGGTGTCTTCGATTACTTCGATGCGGATCTGGATGACGACAAGGACGGGCTGAACAATCACGATGAGTTCGTGAAGTACGGCACCTCTGCGAGTTCCGCGGATACGGATCGGGATGGCCTGGGCGACGCGGCGGAGATCGCCGCGGGAACGAATGCCTTGTTCAATGACGGCACGGTGATCGATGCGGTGAAGCAGAACCGCAAGGGCTTCGGCCTGCACTCGGACGAGGACCTGCGGAAGGCCGTGCCGGACGCATTCCACGGGGAGTGA
- a CDS encoding DUF5069 domain-containing protein has translation MTWNDRFLDLFDRSVKRYESGDKDFTGYYDAADSALLAEIGYKPREFFDFVEDYCEEAVPSPSTAVLIAAARRDYFKVVMKGKLGEKELTRDDVPTFGDELGGHAYLPRIIAKAKAKLRGELDPDLMYGCGGDRNFLQKHGDLHPADFLRIVWAADGDDQKVLDAVNGK, from the coding sequence ATGACTTGGAACGACCGCTTTCTCGATCTCTTCGACCGCTCCGTGAAACGCTATGAGTCCGGAGACAAGGACTTCACCGGCTACTACGATGCCGCGGACAGCGCGCTGCTGGCGGAGATCGGCTACAAGCCGCGGGAGTTCTTCGACTTCGTGGAAGACTACTGCGAGGAAGCCGTGCCCTCCCCCTCCACCGCGGTGCTGATCGCCGCCGCCCGCCGCGATTACTTCAAGGTGGTGATGAAGGGAAAGCTGGGTGAAAAGGAACTCACCCGCGACGACGTCCCGACCTTCGGCGACGAGCTCGGCGGGCATGCCTACCTCCCCCGCATCATTGCCAAGGCCAAGGCCAAGCTCCGCGGCGAGCTCGACCCGGACCTGATGTACGGCTGCGGCGGCGACCGGAATTTCCTCCAGAAGCACGGCGACCTGCACCCCGCCGACTTCCTCCGCATCGTCTGGGCCGCCGATGGCGATGACCAGAAGGTGCTGGATGCGGTGAATGGGAAGTGA
- the yjjJ gene encoding type II toxin-antitoxin system HipA family toxin YjjJ, with the protein MEDISQRLRARGPLEAVDLEGLLRVNRSTITRTLGRMPDVVRLGQTRRTRYALRREIRNSGNSWPIFRIDARGQARRLGLLEAFHDRVWRVTWEEPAPEWADRFSDPEGVWEGFPFFLGDIRPQGFLGRLAARGASRQLQIPEDPRDWEDDHTLIYLAHAGTDVPGDIILGEDCLRDALSLGISPHHPLRPEEVGARYPELAEGIATLPQPGSSAGGEHPKFLATLIERDESQRPVLVKFSPPFSQDLGRRWADLLVMEWHALDLLSGIGLAEPGARVIDAGERRFLEVPRFDRSPQGGRNGVVSLEALHGSAIGGMRTDWVSRVAELAEAGFASESALRDTRRLQAFGELIGNTDMHAGNLAFRLSDTLPFELTPAYDMLPMIWAPTPQGELVERRFEPRPPLPDSAEAWREMLGHAREFWQRVAGDLRISESSRNRAGSAGSHLERLASRFAES; encoded by the coding sequence ATGGAGGACATCTCCCAGCGCTTGAGAGCGCGGGGGCCTTTGGAGGCTGTCGACCTTGAGGGATTGCTGCGGGTAAATCGCTCGACGATCACGCGCACGCTGGGGCGGATGCCGGATGTGGTGCGGCTCGGCCAGACGCGGCGGACGCGCTATGCGCTGCGGCGGGAGATCCGGAACTCGGGGAACTCATGGCCGATCTTCCGGATCGATGCCCGCGGGCAAGCCCGGCGACTGGGTTTGCTGGAAGCTTTTCACGATCGCGTCTGGCGGGTCACTTGGGAAGAGCCTGCGCCCGAGTGGGCAGACCGCTTTTCCGATCCCGAAGGCGTCTGGGAAGGCTTCCCCTTTTTCCTCGGCGATATTCGACCGCAAGGCTTCCTGGGCCGCTTGGCCGCGCGGGGTGCCTCCCGGCAACTCCAGATCCCGGAAGATCCGCGCGATTGGGAAGATGATCACACGCTTATCTATCTGGCTCACGCCGGTACGGATGTCCCGGGCGATATCATCCTGGGCGAAGATTGCCTGCGGGATGCGCTGAGTCTCGGCATTAGTCCGCATCACCCGCTCCGCCCGGAGGAAGTCGGGGCGCGCTATCCGGAGCTTGCCGAAGGCATCGCCACCCTCCCCCAGCCCGGCTCGTCTGCGGGTGGCGAGCATCCGAAGTTCCTGGCCACCCTGATCGAGCGGGACGAGAGCCAGCGCCCGGTGCTGGTGAAGTTCTCACCGCCCTTTTCCCAAGACCTCGGCCGCCGCTGGGCGGACCTGCTGGTCATGGAGTGGCACGCCCTCGACCTGCTTTCAGGGATCGGCTTGGCCGAGCCCGGCGCGCGCGTGATCGATGCCGGGGAGCGCCGCTTTTTGGAAGTCCCGCGCTTCGACCGCAGCCCGCAGGGTGGCAGAAATGGCGTGGTTTCGCTCGAAGCGCTGCATGGCTCCGCGATCGGCGGCATGCGGACGGACTGGGTCAGCCGGGTCGCCGAACTGGCGGAGGCGGGCTTCGCCAGCGAGTCCGCGCTGCGCGATACCCGCCGCCTGCAGGCCTTCGGCGAACTCATCGGGAATACCGACATGCATGCGGGAAACCTGGCCTTCCGGCTTAGCGATACCCTGCCCTTCGAGCTTACTCCTGCCTATGACATGCTGCCCATGATCTGGGCGCCCACCCCGCAGGGCGAGTTGGTGGAGCGCCGCTTCGAGCCCCGGCCGCCGCTGCCAGACTCCGCGGAGGCCTGGCGGGAGATGCTCGGGCATGCCCGGGAGTTCTGGCAAAGGGTCGCCGGGGACTTGCGCATCTCTGAATCCTCGCGGAATAGGGCGGGTTCCGCGGGAAGCCATCTGGAGCGCCTCGCCAGCCGATTCGCCGAATCATGA
- a CDS encoding AAA family ATPase yields MTTEELQERIAATSGWIAAVKEEMGRVLVGQEGLVDRLIVGLLCNGHILLEGVPGLAKTLAVKALSGSLDASFARFQFTPDLLPADLLGTMVYNPQEAKFSPKLGPIFNNLILADEINRAPAKVQSALLEAMQEKQVTLADTTYRLPEPFLVLATQNPIDQEGTYQLPEAQLDRFLLKVSVGYPTKGEELEVLDRMATSAPPYRTKTVASPQQVAESRSHVNQIYIDPAVREYIVDLIRATRQPAKIDAGLKHLIRSGASPRGTINLALTARARAFSSGRAFVTPQDVKDMAHDVLRHRILLSYEAEAEDINTDQVLDRILSKVAVP; encoded by the coding sequence ATGACGACTGAAGAATTGCAGGAACGGATCGCCGCCACCAGCGGCTGGATCGCCGCCGTGAAAGAGGAAATGGGACGGGTGCTCGTCGGGCAAGAGGGACTCGTGGACCGCTTGATCGTGGGCCTGCTTTGCAACGGCCACATCCTGCTGGAAGGTGTCCCCGGCCTGGCGAAGACCCTGGCGGTGAAGGCGCTGTCCGGCTCGCTGGATGCCAGTTTCGCGCGCTTCCAGTTCACGCCGGACCTGCTGCCCGCGGACCTTCTCGGCACCATGGTCTATAACCCGCAGGAGGCGAAGTTCTCGCCGAAGCTGGGCCCGATTTTCAACAACCTGATCCTGGCGGACGAAATCAACCGCGCCCCGGCCAAGGTCCAGTCCGCGCTGCTCGAGGCCATGCAGGAAAAGCAGGTCACGCTGGCAGACACGACCTACCGCCTGCCGGAGCCTTTCCTCGTGCTGGCCACGCAGAACCCGATCGACCAGGAGGGCACCTACCAGCTCCCGGAAGCCCAGCTCGACCGCTTCCTGCTGAAGGTGAGCGTGGGCTATCCGACGAAGGGCGAAGAACTCGAAGTGCTCGACCGCATGGCCACCTCCGCCCCGCCTTATCGCACGAAGACCGTGGCCAGCCCGCAGCAGGTCGCCGAGTCCCGCTCGCACGTGAACCAGATCTACATCGATCCCGCGGTGCGCGAATACATCGTCGACCTGATCCGTGCGACCCGCCAGCCCGCGAAGATCGATGCCGGCCTGAAGCATCTCATCCGCTCCGGTGCCTCACCGCGCGGCACCATCAACCTGGCACTCACCGCCCGCGCCCGCGCCTTCTCAAGCGGCCGTGCCTTCGTGACGCCGCAGGATGTGAAGGACATGGCCCACGACGTCCTCCGCCACCGTATCCTCCTCAGCTACGAAGCCGAAGCCGAAGACATCAATACGGACCAGGTGCTGGATCGCATCCTTTCGAAGGTGGCGGTGCCATAG
- a CDS encoding DUF58 domain-containing protein, with the protein MTPDEHIEEVMNRVRKLELKARRLVKESFAGEYQSSFRGQGLDFDDFREYQHGDEIRFIDWNVTARMGSPYIRKFREERELAVILAVDVSGSGDFGSLHFSKREAAAEAAAIIGFSAVGNGDKVGLLLFAKEAFLFVPAAKGTRHVLRIVREILMAQPQEKGTSIANACDFLIRTLRRKAFVFLISDFFDDPIDKALGKLARKHETIALQINDPLESKLPRAGRVVLTDPETGWEVMVNTNNANLRMGYEKLMRRQHEGIQNTCKKHGIDHAQLSTARDRLQDLHRLLKKRARKRTR; encoded by the coding sequence ATGACCCCCGACGAACACATCGAGGAAGTGATGAACCGGGTCCGGAAGCTGGAGCTGAAGGCCCGGCGTCTGGTGAAGGAGTCCTTCGCGGGTGAATACCAGTCTTCCTTCCGCGGGCAGGGTCTCGATTTCGATGACTTCCGCGAGTACCAGCATGGCGATGAGATCCGCTTCATCGACTGGAACGTGACGGCGCGGATGGGGTCACCCTATATCCGGAAATTCCGCGAGGAGCGGGAGCTGGCGGTGATCCTGGCGGTGGACGTTTCCGGGTCCGGGGATTTCGGCAGCCTTCATTTCAGCAAGCGGGAAGCCGCGGCGGAAGCGGCCGCGATCATCGGCTTCAGCGCGGTGGGAAATGGCGACAAGGTCGGGCTGCTGCTGTTCGCGAAGGAGGCCTTCCTCTTCGTCCCCGCGGCGAAGGGCACGCGCCATGTCCTGCGCATCGTCCGGGAGATCCTGATGGCCCAGCCGCAGGAGAAAGGCACCTCGATCGCGAATGCCTGTGATTTCCTGATCCGCACGCTGCGCCGGAAGGCCTTCGTGTTCCTGATTTCGGATTTCTTCGACGACCCGATCGACAAGGCGCTGGGCAAGCTCGCGCGCAAGCACGAGACCATCGCCCTGCAGATCAATGACCCTCTGGAAAGCAAGCTGCCCCGCGCCGGACGCGTGGTGCTGACCGACCCCGAGACCGGCTGGGAGGTGATGGTGAATACCAACAACGCCAACCTGCGCATGGGCTATGAGAAGCTGATGCGCCGCCAGCACGAAGGAATCCAGAACACCTGCAAGAAGCACGGCATCGACCACGCGCAGCTTTCCACGGCGCGCGACCGCCTGCAGGATCTCCACCGGCTTTTGAAAAAGCGCGCCCGCAAGCGCACCCGCTAA
- a CDS encoding VWA domain-containing protein, with protein sequence MREFLEHFTFAQPQWLLLLIPCALLFVLRRGRGAEAALTFSTLSVLVSLGAKVRRSAFNFGLPLAILALVPAIFAMARPVWRNEYQSKTASGIDIVIAFDVSLSMGIDDFRTPDGRPLPRIDAAKEVVNKFIESRPDDRIGMVIYSGRPYSVSPITLDHDWLLHSFRQVNLNILKEMGTAIGSAIAASSSRLDSRDAKSKIIVLITDGASNSGKISPIEAAENAKKLGIKIYTVAVGTEQGRVDSSIQRFARQEFDLPTLRKIAALTGGEHYWAQNVESLQRTFKSIDELEKSETVSRTVIEDEELFPWFAGAAVLAALAAAFILALNPPPAP encoded by the coding sequence ATGAGGGAATTCCTGGAACATTTCACCTTCGCCCAGCCGCAGTGGCTCCTGCTGCTGATCCCCTGCGCGCTGCTTTTCGTGCTGCGCCGGGGCCGCGGCGCGGAAGCCGCCCTCACCTTTTCCACCCTTTCCGTACTGGTCAGCCTGGGGGCGAAGGTCCGCCGCTCCGCCTTCAATTTCGGCCTGCCGCTGGCCATCCTAGCGCTGGTGCCTGCGATCTTCGCGATGGCCCGCCCGGTGTGGCGGAATGAATACCAATCGAAGACCGCCAGCGGCATCGACATCGTGATCGCCTTCGACGTCTCGCTGTCCATGGGCATCGATGACTTCCGCACGCCCGATGGCCGGCCGCTGCCGCGGATCGATGCGGCGAAGGAGGTGGTGAACAAGTTCATCGAGAGCCGCCCGGACGACCGCATCGGCATGGTGATTTATTCCGGCCGGCCGTATTCGGTGAGCCCGATCACGCTGGATCACGATTGGCTGCTGCACAGCTTCCGCCAGGTGAACCTGAATATCCTGAAGGAAATGGGCACCGCGATCGGCTCCGCCATCGCCGCCTCTTCCAGCCGGCTCGATTCGCGGGATGCGAAGAGCAAGATCATCGTGCTGATCACGGACGGGGCCTCGAACTCCGGGAAGATCTCCCCGATCGAAGCGGCGGAGAATGCGAAGAAGCTCGGCATCAAGATCTACACCGTGGCCGTCGGCACGGAGCAGGGCCGCGTGGATAGCAGCATCCAGCGCTTCGCCCGCCAGGAATTCGACCTGCCGACCCTGCGGAAGATCGCGGCCCTGACCGGTGGCGAACACTACTGGGCGCAGAACGTCGAGAGCCTGCAGCGCACTTTCAAGTCGATCGACGAGCTGGAGAAATCCGAGACCGTGTCCCGCACGGTGATCGAGGATGAAGAGCTCTTCCCATGGTTCGCCGGGGCCGCGGTGCTGGCCGCGCTGGCCGCCGCCTTTATCCTGGCCCTCAACCCTCCGCCCGCGCCATGA